A genomic region of Blattabacterium cuenoti contains the following coding sequences:
- a CDS encoding 3'-5' exonuclease: MKLKLHRPICFFDIEATGINIGKDRIIEISILKIFPNGNQEDKTWLICPIIPIPPQSTAIHGIKDEDVAGKPKFKDVASYILKMIENTDLAGYNSNRFDIPILVEEMLRAGISFDIKKYKTIDVQVIFHKMEPRTLSAAYKYYCNKNLMKAHSSKADTLATYEILLAQLEKYENLKKDVKNLNQFSHQKNTADLAGFVKIDEKGNEIFNFGKYKGEKVFEIFEKDPNYYGWIQNSDFPLYTKKILTGIKLKKFNK; this comes from the coding sequence ATGAAATTAAAACTTCATCGTCCTATTTGTTTTTTTGATATAGAAGCAACAGGAATCAATATAGGAAAAGACAGAATTATAGAAATATCTATATTAAAAATATTTCCTAATGGAAATCAAGAAGATAAAACTTGGTTAATTTGTCCTATAATTCCTATTCCTCCACAATCAACAGCTATTCATGGTATTAAAGATGAAGATGTAGCAGGAAAACCAAAATTTAAAGATGTTGCTTCTTACATTTTGAAAATGATTGAAAATACAGATTTAGCAGGATATAATTCTAATAGATTTGATATTCCAATTTTAGTAGAGGAAATGCTTCGTGCAGGAATATCCTTTGATATTAAAAAATACAAAACTATAGATGTTCAAGTTATTTTTCATAAAATGGAGCCTAGAACCCTTTCTGCTGCTTATAAATATTATTGTAATAAAAATCTCATGAAAGCTCATAGTTCTAAAGCTGATACACTTGCTACGTACGAAATATTATTAGCGCAATTAGAAAAATATGAAAATTTAAAAAAAGATGTAAAAAATCTAAATCAGTTTTCTCATCAAAAAAATACGGCAGATCTTGCTGGATTCGTTAAAATAGATGAGAAAGGAAATGAAATATTCAATTTTGGAAAATATAAAGGAGAAAAAGTTTTTGAAATTTTTGAAAAAGATCCTAATTATTATGGATGGATACAAAATTCAGATTTTCCATTATATACAAAAAAAATATTAACAGGAATTAAATTAAAAAAATTTAATAAATAA
- the htpG gene encoding molecular chaperone HtpG, protein MKNNKISVTSDNIFPIIKKFLYSDQEIFLRELVSNAIDAVVKLKTLIKLKNIYDIVDDFKVKIIINKINNTLHILDNGIGMTKEEVEKYINQIAFSGAEEFVKKYKNISITDTTNIIGHFGLGFYSSFMVANKVIILTQSYKKNASSIFWSCEGDPNFIMKEIEKRDRGTEIVLSLNEESKEFLEYDRILKLLQKYCKFMPITISLSSKSKEDKEIVINNIHPSWKKNPLQLNDKNYLDFYHELYPNQLENPLFWVHLNIDHPFHLTGILYFPKIGQRIDIQKEKIHLYQNQVYITDNLEGIVPDFLSFLRGVIDSPDIPLNVSRSYLQFDASVKNISKYITRKVADKLDTMFRTNREDFQKKWKNIKIIVEYGMISTQNFFDKAIKFFMFYTIDKNYFTLEEFREKIKKTQKNKEGKIVFLYSSDQEEQYSSIKDAKDRCYEVLILDSPLTVHLIQKLEFSYQEISFVRVDSDHIDKLISCDKKDAPNSELSEKEKQDLKNIVEHNIIDDCKFSVQLEDLSRQDYPFLIIIPEFLRRIKEINSTIGKDIKDKEKYYQLIVNTNHILMKKILKETSEEKRKKIIKEALNLILLSKNLLHGKNLTNFISKKFKDLIQ, encoded by the coding sequence ATGAAAAATAATAAAATTAGTGTTACTTCAGATAATATTTTTCCTATTATTAAAAAATTTCTTTATTCGGATCAAGAAATTTTTTTACGTGAACTGGTTTCTAATGCTATAGATGCCGTAGTAAAATTAAAAACTCTAATTAAATTAAAAAATATATATGATATTGTTGATGATTTTAAAGTTAAAATTATCATAAATAAAATAAATAATACACTTCATATTCTAGATAATGGAATAGGGATGACTAAAGAAGAAGTGGAGAAATATATTAATCAAATTGCTTTTTCTGGAGCTGAAGAATTTGTTAAAAAATATAAAAATATATCTATAACGGATACTACTAATATTATTGGACATTTTGGGTTAGGTTTTTATTCTTCTTTTATGGTGGCAAATAAAGTTATAATATTAACTCAATCTTATAAAAAAAATGCCTCATCTATATTTTGGTCTTGCGAAGGGGATCCAAATTTTATCATGAAAGAAATTGAAAAAAGAGATAGAGGGACAGAAATTGTTTTATCTCTTAATGAAGAGAGCAAGGAATTTTTAGAATATGATCGTATTTTAAAATTATTACAAAAATACTGCAAATTTATGCCTATCACAATCTCTTTATCCTCAAAATCAAAAGAGGATAAAGAAATTGTGATTAATAATATTCACCCTTCTTGGAAAAAGAATCCACTTCAATTGAATGATAAAAATTATTTAGATTTTTATCATGAATTATATCCAAATCAATTAGAAAATCCTTTATTTTGGGTTCATTTAAATATAGATCATCCTTTTCATTTAACAGGAATTTTATATTTTCCTAAAATAGGACAAAGAATAGATATTCAAAAAGAAAAAATTCATTTATATCAAAATCAGGTTTATATTACGGATAATTTGGAAGGAATTGTTCCAGATTTTCTTAGTTTTTTAAGAGGAGTAATAGATTCTCCAGATATTCCTCTTAACGTATCACGTTCTTATTTACAATTTGATGCATCTGTTAAAAATATATCTAAATATATCACAAGAAAAGTAGCTGATAAGCTAGATACTATGTTTAGAACAAATAGAGAGGATTTTCAAAAAAAATGGAAAAATATCAAAATAATAGTAGAATATGGAATGATTAGTACGCAAAATTTTTTTGATAAAGCGATCAAATTTTTTATGTTTTATACTATAGATAAGAATTATTTTACACTGGAAGAATTTAGGGAAAAAATAAAAAAAACTCAAAAAAATAAAGAAGGAAAAATTGTTTTTCTTTATTCTTCAGATCAAGAAGAACAGTATAGCTCTATTAAAGATGCTAAAGATAGATGCTATGAAGTTTTAATTTTGGATAGTCCACTTACAGTTCATTTAATACAGAAATTAGAATTTTCTTATCAAGAAATTTCTTTTGTTCGAGTTGACTCAGATCATATTGATAAATTAATTAGTTGTGATAAAAAAGATGCTCCTAATTCAGAACTTTCTGAAAAAGAAAAACAAGATTTAAAAAATATTGTAGAACATAATATAATAGATGATTGCAAATTTTCCGTACAATTAGAAGATCTATCCAGACAAGATTATCCTTTTTTAATTATCATTCCAGAATTTTTAAGGAGAATAAAAGAAATAAATTCTACTATAGGAAAAGACATAAAAGATAAAGAAAAATATTATCAATTGATAGTCAATACAAATCATATTTTAATGAAAAAAATATTAAAAGAAACATCAGAAGAAAAAAGAAAAAAAATTATAAAAGAGGCTTTAAATTTAATACTTTTGTCTAAAAATTTGCTACATGGAAAAAATCTTACGAATTTTATATCAAAAAAATTCAAAGATCTTATTCAATAA
- the ftsY gene encoding signal recognition particle-docking protein FtsY — MFLKKGKNKTFNHELKKTTESFFSKIKNIFLKKSKIDINVIDNIEEILLSSDIGTKTTIKIINNLEKRIQKEKYNHSQEIYTFLKKEIENLFIDIENVCLEKKIIKNNKKPYVILIVGVNGVGKTTSIGKLAYFLKKKGFHLLIGAADTFRAAAIDQLEIWSNKVGVPLIKQHMDADPASVAYDTLQSAKSKKKDVVLIDTAGRLQNRISLMEELSKISRVMKKIIPESPHEIMLILDATTGQNAFEQVRQFSSFVKVSSIILTKMEGTAKGGVGIGIMNQFKIPIQYLGIGEKIEDLKVFDGKKFIDSFF, encoded by the coding sequence ATGTTTTTAAAAAAAGGAAAAAATAAAACATTCAATCATGAATTAAAAAAAACTACAGAATCCTTTTTTTCTAAAATAAAAAATATTTTTCTTAAAAAATCAAAAATAGATATTAATGTTATTGATAATATAGAAGAGATATTATTATCTTCAGATATTGGAACAAAAACTACGATTAAAATTATTAATAACTTAGAAAAAAGAATTCAAAAAGAAAAATATAATCATTCGCAAGAAATTTATACTTTTCTTAAAAAAGAAATTGAAAACCTTTTTATAGATATTGAAAATGTTTGTTTAGAAAAAAAAATAATAAAAAATAATAAAAAACCATATGTTATCCTGATAGTAGGAGTCAATGGAGTAGGAAAAACGACTTCCATTGGAAAATTAGCTTATTTTCTAAAAAAAAAAGGGTTTCATCTCCTCATAGGAGCTGCAGATACATTTAGAGCTGCAGCTATTGATCAACTTGAAATATGGTCAAATAAAGTTGGAGTTCCTTTAATAAAACAACATATGGATGCGGATCCAGCATCTGTAGCATATGATACTTTACAATCTGCTAAATCAAAAAAAAAAGATGTTGTATTAATTGATACTGCTGGGCGATTACAAAATAGAATCAGTCTTATGGAAGAGCTTTCTAAAATAAGTAGAGTCATGAAAAAAATAATACCTGAATCCCCTCATGAAATAATGCTTATTTTAGATGCAACAACTGGTCAAAATGCATTTGAACAGGTGAGGCAATTCTCTTCTTTTGTTAAAGTTTCTTCTATTATTTTAACAAAAATGGAAGGGACTGCCAAAGGAGGAGTCGGAATAGGAATCATGAATCAATTTAAAATTCCTATACAATATTTAGGGATAGGAGAAAAAATAGAAGATTTAAAAGTGTTTGATGGGAAAAAGTTTATTGATTCTTTTTTTTGA
- a CDS encoding DUF4295 family protein: MSKKGVDHNQKKKILKKMTLAIRIVKSKKSGFYTFENKMISNEKIKNFFTKK, encoded by the coding sequence ATGTCTAAAAAAGGAGTCGATCATAACCAAAAAAAAAAGATTTTAAAAAAAATGACTTTGGCCATAAGAATAGTGAAATCCAAAAAATCAGGTTTTTATACCTTTGAAAATAAAATGATTTCTAATGAAAAAATTAAAAATTTTTTTACAAAAAAGTAA
- the rpmG gene encoding 50S ribosomal protein L33, whose protein sequence is MGKKGSRIQVILECIEQRKIGISGCSRYVTTKNKKNTPNRIELKKYNPILRKYTIHKEIK, encoded by the coding sequence ATGGGAAAAAAAGGAAGTAGAATACAAGTTATATTAGAATGTATTGAACAAAGAAAAATTGGAATTTCTGGTTGTTCTAGATATGTCACAACAAAAAATAAAAAAAATACACCAAACAGAATTGAATTAAAAAAATATAATCCAATATTAAGAAAATATACAATTCATAAAGAAATTAAATAA
- the rpmB gene encoding 50S ribosomal protein L28, producing the protein MSKICELTGKKAMIGNRVSHANNKKKRRFNINLCKKRFFLTKEKKWITLKICTSTVKLINKIGIEKVLKRFKYKIN; encoded by the coding sequence ATGTCAAAAATTTGTGAATTGACAGGGAAAAAAGCAATGATAGGAAATAGAGTATCTCATGCTAATAATAAAAAAAAACGTCGTTTCAATATTAATTTATGTAAAAAACGTTTTTTTTTAACAAAAGAAAAAAAGTGGATTACTTTAAAAATTTGCACTTCTACCGTTAAACTTATCAATAAAATAGGGATAGAAAAAGTTTTGAAACGTTTTAAATACAAAATTAATTAA
- a CDS encoding YebC/PmpR family DNA-binding transcriptional regulator, with the protein MSGHSKWSNIQHRKSNQDFKKSKKFSKIIKEISIAVKESGINNSRFKNAILNAKSVNIPKNTVEKAIKKALQIKKDDYKNLNLEGLIYGISLIIECMTNNSIRTTSNIRTLLNKNGGRLCHNGELTHFFNRMGIFCIKKKDIHYSIEDFELMTIDFGAQNLTKKNEMIYLYTNFEYFGSMRNNLDKLKILHEYKVERVPKQIKYLSEEKNNKVLNLIEKLHMNEDVENIYSNLNKNKK; encoded by the coding sequence ATGTCAGGACATAGCAAATGGTCAAATATACAACATAGAAAATCGAATCAAGATTTCAAAAAATCTAAAAAATTTTCTAAAATTATTAAAGAAATATCTATAGCCGTAAAAGAATCAGGAATTAACAACTCTCGTTTCAAAAACGCAATTTTAAATGCTAAATCCGTCAATATTCCTAAAAATACTGTAGAAAAAGCTATAAAAAAAGCTTTACAAATTAAAAAAGATGATTATAAAAATTTAAATTTAGAAGGATTAATTTACGGAATTAGTCTAATCATAGAATGTATGACGAACAACAGTATTCGAACTACTTCCAATATTAGAACACTTCTGAATAAAAATGGAGGAAGATTATGTCATAATGGGGAATTAACTCATTTTTTTAACAGAATGGGAATTTTTTGTATAAAAAAAAAAGATATTCATTATTCGATAGAAGATTTTGAACTTATGACAATAGATTTTGGGGCTCAAAATTTGACAAAAAAAAATGAAATGATCTATTTATATACTAATTTTGAATATTTCGGATCTATGAGAAATAATTTAGATAAATTAAAAATACTTCATGAATATAAAGTAGAACGTGTTCCCAAACAAATTAAATATCTTTCCGAAGAAAAAAATAATAAAGTTTTGAACTTAATTGAAAAACTTCATATGAATGAAGATGTTGAAAATATTTACTCCAATCTAAATAAAAATAAAAAGTAA